In one window of Dermochelys coriacea isolate rDerCor1 chromosome 3, rDerCor1.pri.v4, whole genome shotgun sequence DNA:
- the LOC119854072 gene encoding serine/threonine-protein kinase PDIK1L-like yields MAAEAKYSIVKEVGRGSYGVVYEAVVSQTRNKVAVKRMHCNVPENVELALQEFWTLQSVQSQHENVIQLEECVLQSGQVFQPISRQYRKSDSHLLLIETCLKGRRCMDPKSACFVWFVMEFCDGGNMNDFLLSRTPDSQLNNSFMQQLSSAVAFLHRNQIVHRDLKSDNILISHSPGGPLVKVADFGLSKICQGKVNVNQHCFSSACGSNFYMAPEVWEGRYSAKADIFALGIIFWAMVERITFRDGDSEKELLGTYICQGKQLIPIGEALLENPNMELQIPLKNKKSMPDDLCRLLHDMLTFNPKERLDAFQLEIRIRRISYGKKRQCS; encoded by the exons ATGGCTGCAGAAGCTAAGTACAGCATTGTAAAGGAAGTGGGTCGAGGGAGCTATGGGGTAGTTTACGAGGCAGTTGTCAGTCAAACCAGAAACAAAGTGGCAGTGAAAAGGATGCATTGTAATGTACCTGAAAATGTGGAACTGGCTTTGCAAGAGTTCTGGACCCTGCAAAGTGTCCAGAGCCAACATGAGAATGTGATCCAGTTAGAAGAGTGTGTCTTGCAGAGTGGCCAAGTCTTTCAGCCAATCAGCCGCCAGTACAGGAAATCCGACAGTCATCTCCTGCTGATTGAGACCTGTCTGAAAGGGCGGAGATGCATGGACCCCAAGTCTGCCTGTTTTGTGTGGTTTGTGATGGAGTTCTGTGATGGTGGAAACATGAATGATTTTTTGCTGTCTCGCACTCCAGATTCACAACTGAATAATAGCTTCatgcagcagctgagcagtgcTGTTGCTTTCTTGCACAGAAATCAGATTGTGCACAGAGACCTGAAGTCGGATAATATTCTTATTTCCCATAGCCCTGGAGGTCCTTTAGTAAAG GTAGCAGACTTTGGCCTGAGTAAGATATGCCAGGGGAAAGTGAATGTGAACCAGCATTGTTTCTCATCAGCCTGTGGGTCAAACTTCTACATGGCACCAGAAGTGTGGGAAGGTCGCTATAGTGCCAAAGCTGATATCTTTGCCCTCGGGATCATTTTCTGGGCTATGGTAGAGAGGATTACCTTCAGGGATGGAGACTCTGAGAAGGAATTGCTGG GAACCTACATCTGCCAAGGCAAGCAGCTTATTCCTATTGGGGAGGCGCTGCTGGAGAATCCCAACATGGAACTGCAAATTCCTCTGAAGAACAAGAAGTCCATGCCAGATGATCTTTGCAGACTCCTGCATGACATGTTAACTTTTAACCCAAAGgaaagactggatgccttccaaCTAGAAATTCGAATCAGGAGAATCTCTTATGGGAAAAAGCGCCAATGCTCATAG